Part of the Roseobacter litoralis Och 149 genome, CCGTGAGAAGATTTCCGCCGACGAACAGAAAAACGCCCTGGGCCGGATCACAACGACCACAACACTCACGAATCTGGGCCAGACCGATCTGGTGATTGAGGCTGCGACCGAACGTGAAACCGTCAAACAGGCGATTTTCGAAGACCTTATTCCACATCTGAAACCAAGCACGATCCTGACGTCAAACACCTCGTCCATTTCGATCACGCGATTGGCCAGCCGGACAGACCGGCCCGAGAGGTTTATGGGGTTTCATTTCATGAACCCCGTACCGGTCATGCAGCTGGTCGAACTGATCCGTGGGATTGCCACAGATGAAGCAACTTTCTCGGCCTGCAAAACCGTCGTTGACCGGCTAAACAAAACCGCCGCCTCTGCAGAAGACTTTCCAGGGTTTATTGTAAACCGTATATTGATGCCGATGATCAATGAGGCCGTTTACACGCTTTATGAAGGTGTCGGAAACGTCAAATCCATTGACAGTTCTATGAAGCTTGGCGCGAACCATCCGATGGGACCGTTGGAACTGGCTGATTTCATTGGCCTCGACACCTGTCTGGCCATCATGAACGTTCTGCATGACGGGCTGGCAGATACCAAATACCGCCCCTGCCCTTTACTTACGAAATA contains:
- a CDS encoding 3-hydroxybutyryl-CoA dehydrogenase produces the protein MEIKSIGIVGAGQMGNGIAHVMALAGYDVMLNDINQETLSAAMETMARNMDRQVSREKISADEQKNALGRITTTTTLTNLGQTDLVIEAATERETVKQAIFEDLIPHLKPSTILTSNTSSISITRLASRTDRPERFMGFHFMNPVPVMQLVELIRGIATDEATFSACKTVVDRLNKTAASAEDFPGFIVNRILMPMINEAVYTLYEGVGNVKSIDSSMKLGANHPMGPLELADFIGLDTCLAIMNVLHDGLADTKYRPCPLLTKYVEAGWLGRKTQRGFYDYRGETPVPTR